atcttctaaccgtaaacaaaccgggaactatattctcaggcggaagaatatagtacttgggcggagtgatatgtgactctacaaatcacatcatgtaaacaggaacatgttggcgttattttgtcacaattcagagcagtaggctagttggaaccagttacctgcaggatctgtgctgggctaagctaatgctggagccgtcagacagcgttacagcacgcacggagatgagaagggtatgtattgacttactctgggggttacggtgaataagctaaattcccaataagtcggcgtgttcctttaaggagtAAAAGTCTGCATTCCttaaatatatagttttaatTAACTATAACAATTAAAAagtattattaaaatgtgttgtatttCATGTCATAGTGCCCAAGTTTCTGAACATTAGAAGTACTAAAACACGggtgcctggttagctcacctggtagagcaggcgcccatatacagaggtttactcctcgacgcagtggccgcaggttcgactccgacctgtggccgtttgctgcatgtctttccctttcaagtctaaactgtcctatacatatacatacaaaatataaaataaaggcctaaaaaatgccccaaaaaataatctttaaaaaaaaaaaacgaagtactaaaacatttttaacaccTTCAACTATGATACAGGAACTACTGTAAATTCAGTGCCTGAGTTCCTCAAAAGCTTCTTGCAGTAGAATCGCCCTACAAGTGTTTGTACCTCACTTTTCAACATGCTCAACAGGGTTTTTGTCCCCTGGGTTTTTAGAGCACTTGCAAATTACATCATATGGTCATTTTCATATTGGTGACAtggtcacacacacaattatttaCATAAAGCTCAGAGGTTGTTGGTTACAGAGGGGGAGAGATCTGTAAAGCAAAACTTGGAGAGGCTTGTCACTAGAATGagaatacatccatggttgtaGCATTTATTCACCAAGAGATAAACTGTACACAGACTGCACTGCTACGTTCACAGCTCTACCCATGTTAGATTACGGTGACACTATATACAGGGTTGCTTGCAAGACCACTCTATCAAACTCGACACTCTTTACCATTCCGCTATCACGTTTGCCACAAATGCCCCCTTCAATACacacatatctatctatctatctatctatctatctatctatctatctatctatctatctatctacttgGCCCTCCCTCCACATTCTCCCCACCCCACCTCTCCCAAAAGCAAAGTCGCTTACATCTGGGCTGCAGCTGCCACTGTGTGCGCAACATgcatggtgtatgtgtgtgggtgtgtggctGTGACACCGTTTGTGACCTATGTACACAAACCATCATGCAGCCCGTGTGCAGAGGACAACGAGCGCATTCCCGTCCCGTGGTCGGCTCATTGTCCAAATGCTCTCCACATTGTTCTGACGCTCATGCGCTGCGCTACAGCCATGACCAGAGGCAAATTTTAAAAGACATGTACTCACGAGCTCTGGAGCTCAGCGAACGTCTGCTTCATCCTCTTGATTGAGGAGTCCATCTCCTCCTTGACCACTATCCTGTAGCGAGTCAGTGAGGCGGTGCATCTCTGCAGGTCCTTCACAGAGCGGTCAATGTTGGGAGCTGAGGAGCGGATATTAAAACATGACTTAGGCACACGCTGAAAAAGAAGTGCTACGACACGTTTCGTCCCAGATTAGGTTTAACACGTGCCAGGTAACAGCAAATTGCGCATTATTAATCACTGTAATAAACTACATGCAGGACCAGATCATTTTGGGAAGGTAAGAGGCATAAGGTGTCTAACCCATCTTCTTGACTCCTGATGATCCGTGTTCATCAGTGTTGGGTGGAAATGAGGAAGTGAGTGGATGTGAATTGGAGCCTGGCCTGTGTCGGTTCTTGTTGCCTCTGGGACCCTGGTGATTCCTCCCTCCTTGCTGTAAGGGGGGACTTGGAACACTACCTTGACTTTCTGCTTCTGCACCTGTGAGAAGACGGATTAGTAGTTTATAAACCAACTTTCCCCAAATAACTGCTTAAAATAGAGATGAGCCAAAGTAGTCCACAAGTCGGTCAGCAGCAGAGTATTAGGCCGTTTCTTTTAAGATTCTCCAAGTGCAACATAAGTCACTGAAATACAGcaacaaaagagaaaatggCAGGATTTGATACATTTCTTAGTAATACATTTGACAATTTGGCATATAGTAATAGATTATGAATATATGCAGTTACTAAAAGTAACCACATGGAAAAGCATTGGGCCTCACTGAAGACTATTTGATCCTTATTATAATCGACGGCCCCAAACTGCTTTACAAGGCCACCTGTTCAGCTCTGGTTCTGAGCAAGTTTCGGTCACAAAAACATTACCCAAGagtaaaagcaacattttcaacagatcCGAGCTTCAACTTCTGCTGTTGGAAATCAGAAGTCATATTAGGGGGCCAAAAAAATGAGAAGCAATGTACTCTGACAAAAATAAAGAAGGAGAAGGAAACATCTGACATATAGTCAAAACGGTCCATGACGTAGCCCTGCCTTCTTTTGGCTTCATCATTTCTAAGAGCTGAGATTACCGGTGGTTTCGGATGTAACAGGTTCAGAGTCCAGCTCGGCTGCATCCAGGGAGGCAGAGTCCAGCTGTTCACTCAGAGAATCAAGTGACTCTACGTCCATTACTGATCCGTTGGCATGAAAGCCGTTGACCTCATCCTTGCCCTCCTCAGGCGACGTGGCCTCAGGTGGAGCAGGCTCGGCTGAAGCCTCTGGCTGAGGCTTgggcttctttttcttcttgggCTGGAAATGAAGAGATATTAATGTCACTTTCAAAATCTAACTTTAATCAGTACAGTAAATAGTTTCAAATCTAGGGCAGACCTGAGTATGCTTACTCAACAAAAAGGCATTCAAGATGCAGGCTTTCAGGTTCTCACCTTCTTTTTGCCGGTGACATTCCACTCCTTCAGGATCTCAACTGCACTGCCTGCGTtgtaaatcaaacaaacaatgatGAAGGTGATGCATGACAGACTCAAACCCCATCTCAATATCGGAATGCCCTGAGGTGTTGTTAAGATGCCGCTCAATAAGGAACAAAGCAGTTTGACGTATGTGGTACAACCTTCTTGTTCTAATTTTAAGCCTGCAAATCATGCAAATGACGCAAGCAGACTTATGTATGCAAAGCATGGCATGCATGGAAAAAAATGGTTGTCAAGGTCACGTAAAGCACAAGAAATGTGGGCAGCATGCCAGGTCcaacttaagtacagtaaacaAGGTAGGGCTGGAAATTATAGTAACACCATCAGAGTATTTGCGGAAGTAGGCAGATAAGGTGCATCACATAATACAAGCATACAGGTTCTCTTAAATCTTTTCCTCATGTGGTGTGATTATCTAACTTTTTAAGTAGATAATCACTTGTATAATTGTTCTAAAACATGCAATACTACTAGTTGTTTGGGGAGATCATGTCAGTCATTCTTTTTAAGGAAGCTTTGAGGCCCATAATTCGCATTTTTGAAGTCAAGCAGCAACATCTTCATACCTTCTAAGAAAGCTTGAACGGCTTTGTCAACACAGTTTTCGAAATGCTGCAACACTAGCACAATCTCGTTGTTACTTTTGTTGGGCACAACTGCCCTGACGGCACTGATCtgtaaaaatagaaagaaaaaagttaaaaagtatGAGAAAAACAGGTTTTCATACTGAATAGCTCAATGGGATTCAACATTCATGATTCATCATATAGTAATGcgtctttttcctctcttttttcttatATTATGTGTAAACAAACCACCAGCTCCAACGCAAATATTaacaatttcatttttattattattattattattattattattattattattattattattattataataataatagatagCTACTGATGAATCACATAATTGTTTTTAAGAACCAAAATATTTGTCAGCAGTTTTGGCTCTACTTTTTTCTCTGCCACTTAGGTTCAGTGCAACTCAAAATGTGCTTTAAAGCATGGAAACCCCACACaacgttgttgtttttaaattacaCTACAGACACATTTTCTTTAAGCAGTTCCATTATAGATTAACAGCTTTAAAGAGGACACCGCTCGTCATTAGATTACATAATGATTTACCTTAAGGAAAATTATTGTTGAGCAGGTGAAAATCTAAAATAATACACATAGTGAACATCTAAATACTACACTGATAAATTAACTCCCATTAAGACTGGCTCTAAAATGTTGGATTTTTCCTTTAGCAATACTATAACTGTTGCTCATGAGGACAACTTGCCCTCTCGTGTTTACTGGTTCCAAAACTGCTGTACAGAGCCCACAACTAATTAAACTGAATGTCAAAGCTTAGGAGCAACTCCAACGACATAACATTTGTTTGGACTTTGGGAGCAGATTAGGAGCCATtgataatgcaaaaaaaaaaaaaaaaaaaaaaaaagattttatgcTTCAAACGTAACCCTTTACTGAAAACCCCACCGTCTCTCTGTGCCAGTCATGTGCAGTGTGTATACTTCTTACCTTCTCTTTCATCCTATCAGCTGTTCCTCCCTGGGACATGGCCATTTTTGAGCGTGTGTCAAACACCACCCCTGACGTATCTGAAAATAATATAGAACGGAAAAagatataacaaaaaaacaaacaaactccaTTGTCTGTTCAGGCCTCAAATCCAATTTGCAAACCAGTGtagagcaacattagcaaaaCAAAACACCCACTAGACGTCTTCAGAGAGATTTCCTAGAAAGACTCGTTGGCTACGTGTATGAATGATGTTACGATTGCAGATGTGTGCATGGAAAAGCCATTTGTCTTCATTCAAAGTAAAATGCTGACTCTTGGACAGACATAGAAAACtagcaacacatttttttaacttctcAAATAAGTTGAAAGTAGATTTGATTTAGTTCACTGTGGGCATCATATGTATTCAAAACACCACACAATGAGAAAATGGACATTGTATTGTGGAGGTGGAAGGATGTTTTATTTAGGCATTTAAGCACAGCCACTTCAGTTACCAGCAAGCagttggggaaaaaagaaaCTCATCACATCTGTGCCTGAACAGTCTTGAATAGGCGCCTGATTTTAATAACTAATAACCATGAAGGcttccaaaaacacatttttgcatGAAGAACAACCTCAGGGTGATTGTTATCAGACACTGAATAAAACTGGTTGAGTtaagtaaagaaaaaataataaatacatattttcaaCAACAGGCCTGTGGACATTTCCTTTCTCAAATTGATGAACAAAAGCCTACAGctgggggcggcctctagctccccctttgctgcgtgtcatcccctcgctttctctccccctttcctgtctatcacTGTTGCTATCGAATAAAGGGGAAAagctcccaaaaaaaaaaaaaaaaaaaaaaaacacaaacaacctACAGCTGAGTATGAAAAGGCAGGGTAAAGTCCGCAGTTAATCTATGGCCATTTAAAGACAAGACGgggtggaaaataaaatgctGGCAGagcattattgaaaaaaaaaaaaaaaaaataagccttGTAAAAGTTGTTTTTCCCGTGCATGAAAGTAGGTTAATGTCACTGTAAATGTCCACAGCATTTCCCTAAACAGCTATTCAAATTCACTGTAAAAAGTATTGCCAGCTGTTAGACCACCCTTTTGATTTTAGGACTAAATTAATTAACAGATATGCACaggtttatttgttattttatcttaGGCTATGATCTACCTGCAACTTAAACCTTCAAGCCATTAAAACACAAATGCCTACAttttgagtgagtgagtgagtatatatatacatacatacatacatacatacatacatacatacatacatacatacatacacacaatatagatttatatttttctaatttctttaaaacacttaaaaaagcCAATACATACCCTttgggctgtttttttttgccatgttGTCACACAGAAGTATCCAGGAAATGTTTGGTTGCGTACTTCCTCAAGACAGTATTAACACTTCAAATGTGTTTAAGATGGTGGTCAAATAAGGGCTCCAAGAGTGGCCACTTTCCCACAGTTTTTCTTGTTCGAGAAGATGCCAACAAGGCTCACAACTGGCAGGAGGGTTGGACGAATGAGGTTGAGATCAGTCCTCCACCATTTAGGAAAAGATTTGGGGGTTTCCTCTCGTTTTTCTACCAAGTTGATCCAAAtctgtagggggggggggggggagaaagggaaaaagagaaaatgaaaatagtttTGCGCCATGGACTAGAatgtagaaaagaaaaatccaagTAATCGTCGCTATGCTGTATGAAGCAGAAACGAACAGATAGGCCTAcaaaatctccacttttgaAACATCTGAAAATATGAATGCAAATGAAATCCATTTCCTCTGGCTatgaaatataaatgaaaaacaGATTTCAATGAGTTATTGTCCGTTTGGCAGAGCATTCTCAAAAACAATCTGCAGTTAGTCTTGTCCTTGGCAGAAACACTATGTAATTTAGTTATTAAGACTACAGAGAAACACATATCTAAAGGAGAGTTCCTTGTTCTCAGTTCTCTGTAGGAATGGCGGGTGATAATAGTTGTAAGGGCTACGCAGAATATTCACAGTCTTGCATGTGCTGATGACAAGACAACTGGGCATCTAAGAATTTGACACATTTGACAAATGCTTTTAATAGGCATGATCAAGAACTTTTTTCATAGCCAAACTCATAACCAATGGCACAAATGGTTTTTGACTATGTGCCTTTGGACACTGTTTCGCCTTGCAAtgtgattttaatttttttgactgAAACTCTCAAACTGCAAATTCAAATGAAACCGAGAAAGATGACTTGCAGTCGCACTAATAAGACAGAAAGGAGCGGTTTGTTTTAGGCAAATGTTTCAACCCAAAATATAtcccaaaattcaataaaatgcTGCCATTTCAGCACTTAACATAGCCGGAAAAGTAATACACCTGAAAGTCCCAAAAAGTCTTGGAAATGATGCCATCACACTGCTGGTTAGTCAATATTTTATTGGTACCTTAAAAATCTCCTGCTGACTGCTGCTGCCCTGTCCAACTCTGCTTCAATTATACCCCCTGTAGTCTTAAAAATGCTTCAACCAGACCTCCAGCAATCTGGATTCATTTTATGGGCCAGCTGTTTCCCCACTTTTAGGTTTCTCTTTCTGACCCTGGTTCTCTAGAAAAGGAAACTTACAAGCTGTACAAATCCACACCCTGGTGATTAGGACTTTGCGTGCCACACAGTCCTGGTTCCACCACACCTCTACAGACGTCAAACTACACATCAGCACAATCAACAAGTGACACTGCAGTGGCCACTCACGCAACCACTGGGATGCATTATGTTTATCAAGAGGGATGGTGCTTGAGTCTTTAAGAGAGAGCCAGGTGCACTTGTGATGCAACACAGGAAAAGTGCTAACTCAGCActcaaataaaactaaaaaagcTGTTAGATAAATGAAGAAGATGGCACATTTAAAGTTGGATGTATGGAAATCTAAAGGGGCTTCCTTCCCAGTAAAATGATAAATACGATACACCTTTAATGATCCCTAGCGGTTGTTGCAGCAGTACAACAGAAACAccatacattaaaaaaagatatgcATAGAAAGTAGGcctaacataaataaataaggaggTACATAAACTACAATAGAGTAAATGGTAGAAATGATAAACATACAGAACATTTGGAGACAGATGACGTGTTAAAGTGACGTGGTGTGATTAATAGCAGCAgtcttaatataatataatatattgaaAGGGTCAATGAAACATTAACATAGTATAATATGGTACACTGTGAAATAGTGAGGGGAATGACATAGTATAATGTGCAGTAGCGTTATCATATGGAATAACATAATAAGCATCTTAAATAATATAGTAATTCAAAGTCCGTGCAATCCTGCTTGCTGCAGAAGTCAAATCAGCCTCCCGATTTTACTGCAAGATAGCTGTAAAAACATATCCAAATGTCCAGTTTCCCTCAATCTcaggaaaaataaatactttagcTTCCAGACTTACCATCAAATATCCAACTTCGTGTTAGCTAACTAACCCTATTAAATTCCTCGTGAAACATCTCTGTGTGCAGCTTAACCAACCTTTACATATTGTGCTAACTTCTAGGTGAATTTCAGGCTCTCCCGTTCAGTGTTTCTCATTTCACATAGCTAGCCATTTGGCTGAAGTCCGGaggtaatgttagcttgctagcaGTACCTAACGTTATGTGCTTAGCTTTGCGGGGCTCTGGTTTACTGACCGCAGTAATTTGCAATAAACGTTAAAATTCTCACAACAACACTGACAATTACTAAATGCAACATAAACTATAAACGCCTTCTGCAAAGACGGACCTTTGAATGCAGCCTTAGCTAGTACGCAGCTAACAGAAAGCTTTTATTATTCAATGCTCTGTTGTAACGTTAAAGCTAGCCATCCCTTAACTACTCAACTTTGACGTTAAACAGCTAAACTAGAACTAAATCATTAGTTATTAGATTAGTGATTGGCTCAATGTGTTAgtaaataaacattattaaaTACGTACTTGTGTTGGCAAGAAAACTGAACAGTAGATTCTGGAAACGGGTCACCGATACTTCCACCGCCAGCCGTCTTTAATGGCAAGTACTCTCTAGTCTGCTGTGGGCATATTTTCCTCCTTCGGGGTTGCCAGGTTGGATTCAAAGAACCCCCCTTTTAAACCAAGCGTTTTACCAAAGGCTTGAGACCAAGGTACTTCATTTATACAGTGGGGGAAGAAGTACTcatatgttttacttaagtaaaagtagctatAACActtataataaccatcactaATATATGGTAAACTGATTAAACTTGAGTTGTTAATTACACTTGAGTtagttattttaatgttaatgtttactaattatgAGTAGTGTTATAATTGATGGTATTTTAACAGTTTCTTGTTGCacacatatacatttatatatatcatattaggCATTTGTTAAAGATTACCAAGTGATATGTAAACCTTTAAGAAATCATTTGTATgatcatttacttaagtaaaggtacTAATACCAGTACtaataaaaatactctgttacaagtaaaagtcctccattgaaaatgttactgaactatcaaaagtaaaagccCTCAATGCAAAAAAATGTCTCCTGTGACCGTTGTACTATTataaattcattaaattatCATTACTTGTTCAAAAGCGGAATTTCACTGTTGTAGTTGGCTGATGTGGAACTATTTTTGTATAGcactgcaactaatgattattgtaattgattgattggttaattgattgattgattgattgaatgatCGATTGATAGATTGATAATTCTGAAAACAGTGAAAGTGACACAACAGTACAAACCTatacattaataaatgtatattaaaacaattcaaaggAGGCAATCTCACACTTGTTTAAATTCGCTTTTGACTCTTGtttgtaactttgggttttaggttttaatcttttaaatgaTTTGTATTGgtctttcaattattttttccttgcttattttctgttggttcctactgtatttttacaaatgtttatcttgtgaagcactttgtgactttgtctgtaaaaggtgcaatataaaataaacgtattattgttattattattattatttgcaaagctggaatcatgcattatttattataagCTCTCTCTATGTTTTGTGTGcacaaatcttaatttgtatgtatacatgtaatgaatataaaaagtacaatattttcctcTTAAATGTAGTGGGATAGAAGTGGAAAGTAGCATGAAGAGTAAAGGCTTAAGTAAAGTCCAAGTACCCTTAAATTTGTAGTTGAGTATAGAACTTGAATAAATATACTCAGTCACATTCCACTTTAACAAGCTGTAACATCAATACCCGTTGACTGTACAAAGCTGGCAACCTATAATCCACGTCGTCATTTCCGAAGTTGAAGAAAAGGGTTCGCACGGTTTGGCTTCCCTTACCGCCCGATtatatacacacgcacgcacacacacacacatacacaattcaGCGATCATTGGTTAGCATTAGCTGTCGTGCGCTTCGTCTTCACTGTAATAACCGTCTGCAGAAGCTGCCATGACAGCTCTCATCTCGAGGGAAGCAAGAGTTGAAAAAGTTGCATTTCGCTGCCGTGTGGTATCAAAGTGAGCGAGGGGACGTTTTGGTGGACACCGCAAAGCTAGGTGAATGTCTAACGTTACCGACCGACCGAGTGAGGGGAGCGGAGCAACCAAAATGGCAACCCCCTATGTCACAGATGAATCTGGTAAGGCTGCTGCATGTGCCAGACCTTTGTCTGCCTAAAACAAAGCGATCTTCGTTTAACAAAGCGACTACAATCAAGTATTTCTTTCTAACTGTGGTATTGATGGTCAACAATAACATGTTGAACGACGTTTTTGATTCAGATCTTTTGTTTTGCAGCTAGCTAATGCTAAACGGCTAACATGATACTACCCACTCTTTCACTTCATTAAGTTACTGATGTAGCTTTATTTAGAGTTTTAAGTGGTTTAATTAGCTACATTACCCTTTTGCGTAAACCTGTTGCCACATTAGCTAGCAAACATTAGCTATTTAACTACTGTAAAGTTACCGGGTATTTGTGCTGTAATTGTGAgttcagaatcagatttattaCCAAGCAAAtgtacagtaacgttagctgtaaGATACGTTTAGAATGTTGTAACACCCGCCTGTATTAATTAGGACCAAGTTAGAGTAGCTATATATGATTTTTATATCATGATATCGATTGAGAAACAGTTAATGGATAAAATAACCAGACATAAATGATTCAAGGTAAAGGACTATATAATGATACTTAATTACATTTATGCATAtcagggctgggcaatattgagaaaatcaaatatcacgatatttttgaccaaatacctcgatactgcaacgatattgtagtgttgactatttgtgctttcacaaaatatttacacaaaggcaaataatagacagtctggtaagttcagaaaatgacatacctttactttaatgcagcctttaaaaccaggaaaagacaacacttatgctatattacgatatccacGTTATCTAGTCTCATgtcacaatatcaatataatatcgatatattgcccagctctagcatAGGTTATATAAAACTTCGAAATGTCCCAAAGCAGTCCTGCTTATTGGTCGCAATATTGCCTAAAATGGTCCaacacagtggttcccaaccttttttgccTTAAGACCCCTTAAAATGAGctagtatttatttacatgcaCACCTTTGTCACATGTCATCAGTGGTGAGCAGTGATTTTCTCTTATTTTGTTGATTTGGATTGTCTAGAGGACTGAAGAGGTCTCAAGCTATTGAGAATGTcacaagaaaaaaagcaaagacataaaaaaaaaaaaacaagtagaatttgtgtaacaaaaatagttttttttgtttcctatCTTCAGTCATCTCATAAtccctcagatttatcttgtgaccaCTCGGAGGGGTTCGACCCCAAGgtgggaaccactggtctaaaaTACCGAGACATATTGAAGGGATAGCTACCACGGTATGTATAGTATCACAGTAGACGGTTGACATTGTCTcatgatgtactgtatatcgTCACCCtcactatgtaaatatattgcaataatcAAAGTCATATAATGTTCTTATCCGTATATTTACCAGCTGCAATAAACAAAGCATAGTTCCTGTGCCCACATGTGTCTTAATGGTTTTGAtaacttgtgtgtctgtgtgtgagagagagtttgtttgTTCGCTCGCAGGGGAATGgaggttaacacacacacacacacacacacacacacacacacacacacacacacacacacacacacacggtaaacaGCGAACAGCTTTCCAAACTAGTGATGGGTGGATGAAGCCTCATATAGCTTTGGGGGTTTTAAACTTCACAGGCACAGTGACACCTGGTGGTTTGAAAAACTTACAGCAGCCCTTCAACACTAAGGCCATTTATTTATAAAGTCTATTATAGTGTTTATATGAAGTGCTGCAGTGACTGTGCATATTATTGTTCAATATGTTACAGTAAATTAGTTGATAAATGCATTGTCCGAAAAGCCTAGCCTACATATAAAATatttctgttgacatgaatTATTAATGCACCATATTGGTGCAGATGTTCCTATAGTTATGATTATGTCTTTAGTGTACTTGGTCATATGTTTAATTGACCAGAAATTCCCTGTCTTGCtaacaaaacatttataaaGG
This genomic interval from Perca fluviatilis chromosome 5, GENO_Pfluv_1.0, whole genome shotgun sequence contains the following:
- the spats2 gene encoding spermatogenesis-associated serine-rich protein 2, with protein sequence MAKKNSPKDTSGVVFDTRSKMAMSQGGTADRMKEKISAVRAVVPNKSNNEIVLVLQHFENCVDKAVQAFLEGSAVEILKEWNVTGKKKPKKKKKPKPQPEASAEPAPPEATSPEEGKDEVNGFHANGSVMDVESLDSLSEQLDSASLDAAELDSEPVTSETTGAEAESQGSVPSPPLQQGGRNHQGPRGNKNRHRPGSNSHPLTSSFPPNTDEHGSSGVKKMAPNIDRSVKDLQRCTASLTRYRIVVKEEMDSSIKRMKQTFAELQSSLMDREVTLLGEMDKVKAEAMGILDSRQKRAEELRRLTDQSASMSEEQLTELRADIKHFVSERKYDEDLGKAVRFTFDLEPLKASILGFGSVYHPHTGYSHRSRCSSTSSSVASPSQLETPPPPQTQSTPNEHRPPPNKQIFQGNRRTFQGQGYHSGAQRYNGASYHDRNAARANHRYQSDSGSSGPSQHSHSSRGPHHFSTSSYNPDRPSHNGLPQRPPRTQCP